The Deltaproteobacteria bacterium sequence CTACAACCTGCAGCGCTGGACGGTGATGCCACAAGGTGGTCATTTCGCCCCGATGGAAGAGCCTGAGCGCTTGGTAGAGGACGTCCGGACCTTCTTTCGTGCGTTCCGCTAAGGGAGTGGCTGCTTGCCGGAGTTGATGAATCGGCATGGTCCAGTGCGAATATCAGACGGTGTACGTGTCACGCGTGGCCGCCAATGGTCTGAGTAGTCACCACATCCCCTGTCATGAGCGCCCGGCATTTGACAACCTGGGAGGACGTGCGGGATAAGGGATACACAACGCGAGCGTGGAGACGAAGGCGATGAAGAGCGTGCCATCGATGCTGGTCATCAGGCACTGGTCAGACAAGGAGAACCACGATGCAGATACAGTATGGCGATGTGGCCGTGACGGTGACTGAGGGAGTGGCGACCGTGGAGCTGCAACGCCCGCCACACAATCTGCTTGATTTTGCGCTGCTCCAGACGTTGGCGACTGCGTTCGAGTCTCTCGATCATGAAGCGTACTGTCGAGCTATTGTGCTTGCCTCGGTCGGTACCCATTTCTGTGCTGGCGCCCATTTCAGCTATCTGCAGGGACAAGCCGAACAGCAAACCTGGAGTGCAGACGCAGGCAATCCTTGGTACGCCGAGGTCGTGCGACTGTACGCCTGCCGCAAACCCGTAATCGGGGCGATTCACGGCGCGGCGATCGGTGGTGGCTTCGGCCTGGCGCTGGTGCCAGACTTCCGGGTGCTGTGTCCAGAAACACGCCTCGCCGCGAATTTTGTGACCTTAGGCTTTCATCCCGGCTCTGGGCTCTCCCTGGTACTACCACGGGTGATCGGCCCGCAACGAGCCGCGCTGCTTTGCTACACCGGCCGTCGCATTGGTGGGGAAGAAGCGTTTGCGTGGGGGTTAGGCGACGTGCTGACCACACAAGCAAATGTGCGGAATGCCGCGCTAGAACTAGCGCATGAAATTGCCGCGAATGCGCCGCAGGCGGTGCAGTCCGTGCGCGCCACGATGCGGGACGGACTCGCGGAGAGAGTGCGAGCGGCCACGGCGCACGAGTATCGCGAACAGCATTGGTTGCGGCAGACGCACGATCATCAGGAAGGATTACGTGCCGTAGCGGAACGTCGCCCTGCGCGGTTTATCGGACGCTAACGAGGAGTGACTGACAACGACGGTCTGGTCCATCGCCAACCGTGACCTCGTATCAGCTCGTGACAGTCACTCTCCATGATTCTGACAGCGGCGCGTTCGCTCACTGAGCATGATGGCACGAGAGGAGTGACATCACACTCGTCCTTGATGCGATGGGTGTATTGTCTGCGACGGCAGATGACGTTGCCGACGTGCTCATTCCCTTTGTTCGGGAACAGGGCGGCATAACTGACGCGGAGGAAATCTCTCACCACTATATCCGTGCCAGCCTTGGCGAACTCTCTGCGGATGAGTTCTAGCGCACGGTCGGCCTTGCGCCCAAGCAGGAACAGCATGATCTCGCGCGCCATCGCTTGGCAGACGGTGTAGTTGACTTCTTACCGGACCTTCCGTCAACCGTGTCCGCTCTTTGGTGCCTGTCAAACGATGTGCCGCGGTGGTCGCGAGTGCTCCGCGCAACGCACGACATCGAACGCGTCTTGGGTTGTTGCGCAGGGCAGTTGGTAGAAGAGCCCGAATTTCATGCACCACTCCTCATTGCGATTTTTACTGAGAACACGCGTGCCATCCCCTTACTGCAGTCCGAGGAGTTGTGCCGCGTTGCCACCCCACACGCGCTCTTTATCTGCACGTGTCAATCCACGTGTCTGAGCGATCAAGCTGACGGGATCACTTTCTCCCATGTCGAATGGGTAGTCAGTGCCAAGCATGACGCGATCACTTCCCACCGTGGCGATCAGTGCAGCGAGCGTCGTCCCCGTGTAAATGACACTGTCGTAGTACAACTGGCAAATACGCACTTGGTGGTCGTGAAATCGCACGTTGACACTCGGGCCGCACCGTGTACGCGTGATCCATGCGGCCAGCGTAGTACGGCAGATAGCCGCCGCCATGCGCCACACAGAATTTGAGCTGTGGGTGCCGCTCGAACACGCCGCCGAAGATCATACGCGAGACGGCAACCGTCGACTCCAACGGCTGCCCGATCGTGTTGGTGAGGTAATATTCGCGTAAACGTGCTCCGTCGGTAAAGCCGATGGGATGCATAAAGAGCAACACGCCGAGTTCCTCGGCCTTGGTAAAGAAGGGGGCAAAACGCGGATCGTCGTAGTCGACGCCATTGATGTTACTCGACACCTCGACCGCACGGAGACCGAGTTCACGCGTGCAACGCTCAATCTCCTGTATGGCACGGTCAATGTCTTGCAGCGGCACTGTTCCCATCCCGGCAAAGCGCGTGGGATGAGCCTGGACAATTTCTGCTACGCGATTGTTTTGCAGTTGCGCTAACTGTACGCCTAACTCACCGTCAGTCCAGTAATAGTATTGCGTAGGGGACGGCGAAATGACTTGAATATCGATACCCATCGCATCCATATCTTTAAGGTGCTCTGCTGGGGAAGTCAGTTTGGGAGCGACACTGGCAAACATGCGCTGATTAATTTCCTGGGTCTCCGGTGTCGAGAAGCGCGTAAACGGCTCTTTGTCGGGGGTAAAGATATCACGCACAAGTGGCTGACACTCGGGCGTAGCGATATGGCAGTGGATATCGACTGTCAGGGGACTGCGGCCCGCACGTTTTCGTGGTCGGCGGTGCGTACTTGGTGTCGTTGTACCTGCTGCTGTACACGAATACAGTAACGGAGAGTTGTACAGACTCATTGTTCCTCCGTCTTCCATCTTGCATGACATGGGCGAGCGAACGTCGACTTCTTTAGGAAAGGCGACTGCGTGCGTCGCACGCAAGTTACCGTCCAGCGATGCGTTTCCCCATCTCCAAGGTGCGATCGACCCGGGCAGGCATGGTGACAATAATGCGAAATCCTTGTTCGATGCGCTGCTCGATGGTGTCAGGACTGGCGATGGTTGCGCACGGGACGTTAAACTCTTTACAGGTCTTGAGGATTTGTTGTACCCCTTCTTCGACACGTGGATCGCTCATGTTACCGCCCGTGCCCATCTCGATCGACAGATCACCTGAGCCTGCCCAGATAGCACTAATGCCTTTCACGTTGCGCAGAATGTCTGGCAGATTCTTCACTCCTTGTATACCTTCAACGATCGGCATGAGAAATAACTCACCGTTTGGATCAAGTGGCCATACGTCAGCAACCTTATAATACTCAGGCAGACTCAAGCCCCAGTAGCGTGGGGCGAGACGATACCACCAGCCACGCTCACCAACTGGTTCGGTATCAGGCGCACCGACCGCCTGTGGGTAGCGGCTGGCCACGACCATCGCCTGTGCCTGTTCGACGGTATCCAGGTGCGGCACGATGAGGCCATAAATGCCGGTATCCAGCGCTTGCTTGATGATCCACTGATTGCGCTCACGTGCATTGGGCGGCACACGCACGAATGGCACGACATCGGGTTGCAGATTGCCTTTGCTGGCGATGCGCTTACGATCCAGCAAGAACTGGAGTGACAGGCGGAGCCCTGGCAAATGAAAGCCTTCGTGTTCCATTTCAAAGATGACAAAATCATAGCCGAGATCGGCAAAGGCCATGGCCTCATCGATATTGCCTGTCCATGCCATTCCACCACCGAACACCACTTTCCCTTGCTCTAAGAGGTCGATCACTTTGTTTAACCGCGCTTGTGCCATACCCGCCTCCGGTACATGAGTTGTCGTGCTGGGCATGACAGGTTCTGTTGCTGAAGTCAAGAAAAGCAGGACTGCTCCCTCAACGAGTGTATACAGCAGAGGCGGAACTACATCAGACCACAGGAGCTTTGTACACTTGCTATGACGGTCCTTTGGGCGTGTCATTCTGAGCCCTTCGCGTCCGCTCATCCTGAGCGTAGGTGCGAAGCACCGAAGTCGAAGGACGCTCAGGATAAACTTCGCGAAGAATCTCTCGGAGCGACCCTTACGTTTCACTCAGGGTGACAGGGCTGCTGTACCAATCTTCTGCGGGTCGATTTAGCATGTAACCAGGAGGTTAGGTCGAAATGTTTTGGCTGTTGCCCTTTCCTCTCTGAATGGAGTAGGGTGCTGGCGAGAGGAACCGAGCAGCTATGAGTACGACAATACAGTCTCCCCCATCGACAGATCCACGCACAGCCGCAGAGTGGATCGAATTCTACTATGCGCAGGGATGGAGCGATGGCTTACCACTCGTACCGCCGACAGAGGAATCCGTGGCTGCGATGCTCGCCGCTGGCGGCCTGACTGCAAAGGAAATCCTTGGCACGATCGACGAACGCAATGCGATTCTTCCTGCGGAAAAGGTCGCTATCAATGCGGTGATGGCGGGTTGTTTGCCCACGTATTTTCCTGTGGTGGTAGCCGCTGTACGCGCACTGTGTCACCCAGATTTTCACTACCATAATCCGGCGACGAGCACGGGCGGGTCGGGGTTAGCGCTGATCGTCAATGGTCCCATTGGTCCTCGGCTCGGGATCAACGCGACCAACAATGTGTTTGGTCCCGGCGTACGTGCCAACGCCACGATTGGCCGTGCGTTGCGTCTAGTGATGATGAATGTGCTCAATACCCGACCGGGGTATCTCGACAAAGGACACTTGGCACGCCGGCGAAGTACTCTCTCTGTTTTGCAGAGAATGAAGAAAACCATCCCTGGACGCCGCTCCATGTGTCACGTGGCTTTCGTCCAGAAGACAGCACGGTTACGCTCTACGCTTCAAACACACTTATGGGTGTGTATAACCAACTGACCAGTACACCCGAGCCGCTGTTGCTGGAATTGGCTGATGCGGTGTGCAACCTGGCGACATCGAACACCTATGGGTTCAACGAGACTTTGGTCGTGCTGGCTGGAGAACATAGCGAGATTTTACGCCGGAGCGGTTGGAGTCGTCGGCAAGTGCAAGAGTTTATCGTTACCCATGCGCGGCGCACGGTAGCCGATTTTAAGCGCGCGGCGCGATTGCCAGGCGCGATTGAACCAGGCGACGAAACGCGGTGGCGCTATGTCATACAAGACCCAGACGACCTTTTACTCGTGTGTGCTGGCGCGCAAGGTGGCAGTTGGTCAGCCTGTCTACCGGGCTGGGGCAAGAAATGGACGCGCAGTATTACCATCCCCATTCAAACAGGAGTACAGTCATGAGAAGAACGGTCTTTGACCCCACCGTCGCTGCCCCCCAAGCAAAGACAGCATTTCGCTACGCCCCGCGCCCTCGCGCTTTTACCGGACTACGTGTTGGGTTGGTTGAGAATACCAAATTCAATTCTGAGGTGATCCTGCGCAAAATCGCGGAACGTCTGGCGACGCGGTACCAGATCACCCTTGCGCATGTTGAGCGTAAGAAGTCTCCTGGCCATAGCGTCACACCGGAAGCCATTGCCTTGTTCCAAGATCAGGCAGATTTCGTGCTTGCCGGAGTCGGTGATTGAGGGTCATGTAGTTCGGGCAGTGTGCTCGACGGGATCAAATTAGAAAGTGCGGGCATTCCCGCTGTCGCTATTGTGACGACGCCATTCATCGCTACCTCGCAAGCCATGGCCACCAATTGGGGAGCGCCCGACTACACGTTTATCGTCACGTCACATCCGATCGCCAACCTGAGTGAATCTGCGCTTAATGCCAAGGCAGACGAACTAACAGCACAAGTAGTGCGTTTCCTTCAAGCGACCTGAGATGCGAGGCATCGGCCCATTTACCGCTGGCACCTCACAGTCGTCCAGCACCAGCGAGTCGGCGCGCGCGTTCCTGTAACCCTCTGTGTTCCTCGGAGATGGTGAATTCCATAGCTCTCCTCCAGTACGTGTTGAAAGCCGGTTCAGACCATTAACTTAGAGCGCAACGGTTTATGACACACGCCGATATTTCGAAATGCTGCGCAGCTCCCGCGGTGGATCTAGAGTGCGTCCGCGGATGCTGTAGGAGACTTCCGCCACGTAGATATCACCATGAGAATCCACGGCAATGCCGTGCGGGGCAATAAATTGACCGGGCCCTTCGCCTTCTTCTTCGGCGCCGAAGCGACAGACCATGTTGCCCTTCAGATCATAGATTGAGACCCGGTGGCCCAAGCCTGGAGCGTCATCTACCCCTCCCATGCCGTTGAGTTCGCCCACGTAGATATGCTCTCCCCACAGCACCATGGCATCGGGCCGATGGATATTGTTCCACATCGTGATGAAGGTGCCTTTGGGGTCAAAGATCTGAATGCGGTGCGCCTCGCGGTCTACGACATAGACGTTATCGCTGTCGTCAATGGCAATGTTGTGTGGTCGGATGAATTGCCCGGCATCAATGCCAGGGCGACCCCAGGAAAATTTGTACTCACCAGATCCGGTATAGACGTGAATCCGCGAGTTGCCATAGCCATCGGACACGTAGACGTCGCCATTGCGCGGCATGATCGCGGCAGAGGTTGGACGGTTAAACGGATCGCCACTCCATTTTTTCGCCGGGGCGTTACGCCTGCCGATTTCCATGAGCTGATCACCATTGGGAGTAAACTTCTGGATCGTATGAATGCCGTCGTCCGCGACCAATAAGGAACTATCGTGCGCGATATACAAACCGTGAGTGCGGTCGCTAAAGTATCCTTGACCGAAGGAGCGCAGGTAGTTTCCCTCGCGGTTGAAGACCATGATCGGATGCTGACCGCGGGTCAGCACATACACATTATCGTGTACATCAACGGCAACACCGGGGCATTCGTGGAACATGACACTTGCTGGCAGCTTGCCCCAGTCATCGACATACTCATAGCGAAAGTCTCCGATTCCATACACTTCACGCATGATGTGCCTCCATTCGCAACGGACTTCATCTCTGTAACGACAGCGCACAAACATCAATACGGCTACTTCTGTTTACCCTTCTCATGGCAAGCGAGGCAAGCCGCGCGCAAACCGCAGTGACCATCAGCGTCACCGACAGACGGAAAAGGCGTGTCACTCCAGAACGAAGACGATTTTCCTTGACACTTCTGGCAGTTTTGATCTATGGCGGAAGACAGCCTTTGAGAGAGCCTGAGCGTTTGGTGCATGATGTCTTGGTTTTATTCTGCATGTTGCGTTAGGGGACATTGTTTCTGCCAGATATCCTTATGAACACGATTTCAGTAAGGACACCGGCTAACAAGCGGAGGAGGGTATGATAACCGCGGAACACACAAACCAGAAGGTATTTTACGGTTGGTGGGTTGTGGTCGCAGCCGGGATCGGATCGTTCATGAGCTTTGGTCCGATCATTGCTTTTACCTTTGGGGTCTTCATCAAGCCGTTAAGTGAGGAGTTTGGCTGGAGTCGGACAGACATCTCGCTGGCATTTTCTCTCTCGCTGTTTATGCTCAGTGGGATGGCGCCGATCGTGGGTCGATTGGTGGACCGCTTCGGCGCTCGCCGAGTGATTATTCCCTCGGTGTTCATCTTTGGCTTAGGGGTGACGTCGATGGCGTTTCTCTCCGCCAGCCTGTGGCATTTCTATGCGGTGTACCTGGTCTTAGGTCTCGTCTCGGTTGGCGCGGCGACCTTACCCTATTTGGCGGTTGTCTCGCAGTGGTTTGATAGGCGACGCGGGTTGGCGCTAGGGCTGGCGATGATTGGCGTGGGATTAGGAACATTCATCATGCCGTCACTAGCGCAGCATTTGATCGATGTTGTCGGCTGGCGCTCTGCGTATGCGATTCTCGGTGTGATGGTCATTGGTGTCACGATCCCAGTCGTCGCACTCTTTCTCAAAGAGACTCCTGCGCTAATGGGATTACATCCTGATGGTGCAGATCACACGCATTTGACAGAAAGACAAGCACACAGTGAGGCAGAAGGAATGAGCAGCCGTGAGGCATGGCACGCAGTGACGTTCTGGTTTATCTTTGCCGCGTTCTTTCTCATGTCAGTCAGTGTCCACGGCTGTTTGATCCACCTTGTACCGATGTTAACCGATCGCGGGTTATCCGATCAGAGTGCGGCGTTAGCCACGTCGCTTCTTGGTGGCGCGCTCCTCGTCGGACGAGTCGGCGCTGGTTACTTACTCGATCGTTTTACCGCGACGGCTGTGGCAACAGGTTTCCTAGCTGGAGCCGCACTCGGAGTGTTTCTCCTGTGGTGTGAAGCTATCGGCAGTCTTGCCTTTCTTGCAGCCATTCTCGTTGGCTTGGGCGTCGGTGCAGAGACCGACCTCATGCCGTATGTTGTGAGTCGCTATTTTGGCCTGCGCGCATTTGGTGAGATTCTCGGCTGGGTGCTCATGGCATGGGGACTTGGCGGCGTAGTTGGTCCGTACTTGATGGGCGTTGGGTTTGACTCTACGGGCTCCTACAGCGCAGTGTTGGCAGCATTCATGGGGGCCACCGTCATTGCTGCGGGCTTGATGGCCCGCTTGGGGCCCTACCGCTTCTGGGAGCCAGCGGTGGAGGCTGCCTAATCGTTGTTGGCGGGATATGATCGCATCTGCACGAACAGAGTAAAACTGTACATGAGAGGCAAAGGAGGGCTCATGGCAAATTATGATCTCTTAATCAAAAATGGCACGGTCGTTGATGGTACCGGCGCTCCGCAGCGCCATGCCGATGTCGCCATCGCCAATGGGAAAATTGCCGCGATTGGCAAAGTCACAGATAGTGCAAAGCAGGTGCTCGATGCCTCCGATCTGGTGGTGGCACCGGGTTTCGTTGATCCACATACACACTATGATGCGCAAATTTGCTGGGATCGGCCACTGTCTACTGCCTCGTGGCATGGTGTGACGACCGTAGTGATGGGTAACTGCGGGGTCGGTATCGCACCCTGTAAGCCTGAGGTACGCGATATTGCCGCATGGGACTTGGTCAACGTCGAAGGCATTCCCTTTGATGCATTAGCGAAGGGAATCACGTGGGATTGGGTCAGCTTTCCCGAGTATATGGATGCCGCGCAACGTCGCGGACTGGGCATCAATCTCGCGTTTCTCGCGCCACTCACACCGTTTCGTCACTTTGTCATGGGTGAAGAGTCGATGGATCGCCCCGCCACATCTGCCGAGACGACGCAGATTCAAGCGTTGCTGCGCGAAGCGATGTTGGCTGGAGCGTACGGCTGGACCACAACCACAATCCTTCAGCACGTGGGCTACAAAGGCCGACCATTGGCCTGTCGGCAAGCGAGTCGTGAGGAACTCACTGCGTATGCGCACGTCCTCAGAGACCTGGGCAAAGGTGTGATTGAAACCACGTTGACCAAGTCAGCAGGGATCTTGGCCGACGATGAATATGAACTCCTGGATTTGTTACTCACAGAGAGTGGACGTCCGGTCACTTGGTTGGCGGTGGTGGATTGCGAGCATCGACCCGAGGGCGCACAAGAATCGCTCCGCAAAGCAGAGCCACTGATAAAGCGTGGCGGTGTTCCACAGGTGAACTGCCTGCCGATGAGTAACGAATTTAATCTGCACAATCCTTTCCTGTTTGGCAGTCATCCATCATGGAAACCAGCGTTTAATCAACCGGCTGAAGAGCAGATGCGGGTATACCGCGACCCCAGTTTTCGTCAGGCATTTCGCAAAGAATTAGAAAACCCGCGTATT is a genomic window containing:
- a CDS encoding epoxide hydrolase; its protein translation is YNLQRWTVMPQGGHFAPMEEPERLVEDVRTFFRAFR
- a CDS encoding enoyl-CoA hydratase/isomerase family protein, whose amino-acid sequence is MQIQYGDVAVTVTEGVATVELQRPPHNLLDFALLQTLATAFESLDHEAYCRAIVLASVGTHFCAGAHFSYLQGQAEQQTWSADAGNPWYAEVVRLYACRKPVIGAIHGAAIGGGFGLALVPDFRVLCPETRLAANFVTLGFHPGSGLSLVLPRVIGPQRAALLCYTGRRIGGEEAFAWGLGDVLTTQANVRNAALELAHEIAANAPQAVQSVRATMRDGLAERVRAATAHEYREQHWLRQTHDHQEGLRAVAERRPARFIGR
- a CDS encoding amidohydrolase — protein: MRATHAVAFPKEVDVRSPMSCKMEDGGTMSLYNSPLLYSCTAAGTTTPSTHRRPRKRAGRSPLTVDIHCHIATPECQPLVRDIFTPDKEPFTRFSTPETQEINQRMFASVAPKLTSPAEHLKDMDAMGIDIQVISPSPTQYYYWTDGELGVQLAQLQNNRVAEIVQAHPTRFAGMGTVPLQDIDRAIQEIERCTRELGLRAVEVSSNINGVDYDDPRFAPFFTKAEELGVLLFMHPIGFTDGARLREYYLTNTIGQPLESTVAVSRMIFGGVFERHPQLKFCVAHGGGYLPYYAGRMDHAYTVRPECQRAISRPPSAYLPVVLRQCHLHGDDARCTDRHGGK
- a CDS encoding aldolase, giving the protein MSGREGLRMTRPKDRHSKCTKLLWSDVVPPLLYTLVEGAVLLFLTSATEPVMPSTTTHVPEAGMAQARLNKVIDLLEQGKVVFGGGMAWTGNIDEAMAFADLGYDFVIFEMEHEGFHLPGLRLSLQFLLDRKRIASKGNLQPDVVPFVRVPPNARERNQWIIKQALDTGIYGLIVPHLDTVEQAQAMVVASRYPQAVGAPDTEPVGERGWWYRLAPRYWGLSLPEYYKVADVWPLDPNGELFLMPIVEGIQGVKNLPDILRNVKGISAIWAGSGDLSIEMGTGGNMSDPRVEEGVQQILKTCKEFNVPCATIASPDTIEQRIEQGFRIIVTMPARVDRTLEMGKRIAGR
- a CDS encoding MFS transporter, coding for MITAEHTNQKVFYGWWVVVAAGIGSFMSFGPIIAFTFGVFIKPLSEEFGWSRTDISLAFSLSLFMLSGMAPIVGRLVDRFGARRVIIPSVFIFGLGVTSMAFLSASLWHFYAVYLVLGLVSVGAATLPYLAVVSQWFDRRRGLALGLAMIGVGLGTFIMPSLAQHLIDVVGWRSAYAILGVMVIGVTIPVVALFLKETPALMGLHPDGADHTHLTERQAHSEAEGMSSREAWHAVTFWFIFAAFFLMSVSVHGCLIHLVPMLTDRGLSDQSAALATSLLGGALLVGRVGAGYLLDRFTATAVATGFLAGAALGVFLLWCEAIGSLAFLAAILVGLGVGAETDLMPYVVSRYFGLRAFGEILGWVLMAWGLGGVVGPYLMGVGFDSTGSYSAVLAAFMGATVIAAGLMARLGPYRFWEPAVEAA
- a CDS encoding amidohydrolase family protein, with the protein product MANYDLLIKNGTVVDGTGAPQRHADVAIANGKIAAIGKVTDSAKQVLDASDLVVAPGFVDPHTHYDAQICWDRPLSTASWHGVTTVVMGNCGVGIAPCKPEVRDIAAWDLVNVEGIPFDALAKGITWDWVSFPEYMDAAQRRGLGINLAFLAPLTPFRHFVMGEESMDRPATSAETTQIQALLREAMLAGAYGWTTTTILQHVGYKGRPLACRQASREELTAYAHVLRDLGKGVIETTLTKSAGILADDEYELLDLLLTESGRPVTWLAVVDCEHRPEGAQESLRKAEPLIKRGGVPQVNCLPMSNEFNLHNPFLFGSHPSWKPAFNQPAEEQMRVYRDPSFRQAFRKELENPRIFSGNWNLVEVRDVHNPALKSLEGKTVVEIARERGKDPLDTFFDVALEDQLHTEFVIALFNVHEERVAKLITDPRGMIGLSDGGAHVDMHDNAGYCTYLLGTWVRDKQIMSLERAIQRVTSEPANFFGIQDRGVLEVGKAADVVIFDFNTIGPKISPIRHQEWRRDLPAGGRRLVWPADRGVQYTIVNGSVLFDRQQHTGAFPGVVLRS